One stretch of Candidatus Thorarchaeota archaeon DNA includes these proteins:
- a CDS encoding sensor histidine kinase, translated as MSALRYRETKDAIFGVLLFLFLAVCIRTLGTATSVLLSPESQTTFLTEAMAANIKGSLFHLSILLSIAQYSKFKPINIDCMNREKVGIGIVAVAATVLFLLHIYFVNIYSNVWMSVMVGTVEALLSLLLLSLISISAVLYREAFQEIDVFRYTMSTVIIAIAVIVLLLFPSNLLFSMTISITYQAIGITLLYLSLFTPYFERIGFSYLVSSIIGLIVSIITFIPFLVILGVEIYIGTLYFYEVSAFVITNLAMASVSAIMAYLLHGYAKIRSSRIFNPLVAFFGAWTTISVVQIAIYATRGYPVEISAIPHIFGEICAAISLTMTIEYARDGLDFFGKWSVNSWLIGGIIFAASFLLIGYTIQSYLLNVIPALSNANLGSAVLLIVTVANFGIFIHAFAILVGKNEGEISLEIIAVCFVLLMTGPHFLKAVFPAWTLGWWIAQVFMSLGFAIGPAIIGYQYLNAIEESENSEKKATLLSDILLHDINNYHHILLGHLDLATERKSQKTRDNLLENAKSTLREAIERIEKMKKVVSLTESTPEKLEPMHLTSILERSVEVAVASLDVDLAQVDVRYPDESYYVLANDLLLDVFVNLFKNAIESSPEEIRIEVSVFPANSNPDCYWNVTISDYGRGIPPEKRKDLFTRFMNNAKGTGLGLYLVKTIIDSIGGDIKARNRVEDDYTQGTTFQLKLQRPSGVEC; from the coding sequence ATGAGTGCATTAAGATATAGAGAGACGAAAGATGCAATATTTGGGGTTCTTCTCTTCCTTTTCCTTGCGGTCTGTATAAGAACACTCGGAACTGCAACCAGTGTTCTTCTATCCCCCGAATCACAAACCACATTTCTCACTGAAGCAATGGCTGCCAATATCAAGGGCAGTCTCTTTCATCTTTCTATTCTTCTCTCGATAGCTCAGTATAGCAAATTCAAACCGATAAACATTGACTGTATGAATAGAGAAAAAGTGGGAATTGGTATTGTAGCCGTTGCAGCTACCGTTTTGTTCTTGTTGCACATTTACTTTGTGAATATCTATAGCAACGTCTGGATGTCGGTGATGGTGGGAACAGTTGAAGCTCTACTATCCCTTCTTCTGCTTTCGTTGATTTCTATTTCTGCCGTGCTGTACCGTGAAGCATTCCAAGAAATTGATGTATTCCGGTATACCATGAGCACTGTCATTATTGCGATAGCTGTGATTGTTCTTCTGCTTTTCCCAAGCAATTTGCTTTTTTCGATGACCATTTCGATTACGTATCAGGCGATTGGAATTACTCTCCTATACCTATCGTTATTTACCCCCTACTTCGAAAGAATTGGTTTCTCATATCTAGTTTCGAGCATAATTGGCCTAATCGTCTCTATCATCACTTTTATTCCCTTTTTGGTAATATTGGGAGTTGAGATATACATCGGCACGCTTTATTTCTATGAAGTAAGTGCGTTTGTGATTACAAATTTAGCTATGGCTAGTGTTTCTGCAATAATGGCATACCTCCTCCATGGATATGCAAAAATCCGTTCCTCCCGGATATTCAACCCGCTTGTAGCGTTTTTCGGTGCTTGGACTACTATTAGTGTAGTTCAAATAGCCATCTATGCAACTAGAGGTTATCCTGTGGAAATATCTGCTATCCCTCATATTTTTGGGGAGATTTGTGCAGCTATTTCTCTAACTATGACCATTGAATATGCTCGAGATGGCTTAGATTTCTTTGGAAAATGGAGTGTGAACTCTTGGCTAATAGGAGGCATCATATTTGCTGCTTCGTTTCTTCTTATTGGATATACAATTCAAAGCTATCTTCTGAATGTCATACCAGCATTATCAAATGCTAACCTGGGCAGTGCGGTACTGCTAATAGTCACCGTAGCTAATTTCGGCATTTTCATTCATGCATTTGCAATTCTTGTTGGCAAGAATGAGGGAGAGATTTCGTTGGAGATTATTGCAGTCTGTTTCGTGCTTCTCATGACAGGCCCTCATTTCCTAAAGGCTGTATTCCCGGCTTGGACCCTTGGATGGTGGATAGCTCAGGTTTTCATGTCCCTAGGATTCGCAATAGGTCCGGCGATAATTGGGTATCAGTATCTTAACGCCATAGAGGAATCTGAAAATTCTGAGAAGAAAGCTACATTGCTTTCGGATATTCTTTTGCATGATATCAACAATTACCATCATATTCTACTTGGGCACCTAGATCTTGCCACTGAACGAAAATCGCAAAAGACCCGGGATAATCTCTTAGAAAACGCAAAATCCACCCTACGAGAAGCGATTGAACGAATTGAGAAAATGAAGAAAGTGGTATCGCTGACTGAGAGCACTCCAGAAAAACTAGAACCAATGCATCTCACAAGCATATTAGAGCGCTCGGTTGAAGTGGCCGTAGCATCCCTTGATGTGGACCTTGCTCAAGTTGATGTCAGATACCCTGATGAGAGCTATTATGTTTTGGCAAACGATTTGCTGCTTGATGTATTTGTCAATTTGTTCAAAAACGCAATCGAGAGTTCTCCGGAAGAAATACGAATAGAAGTCTCCGTTTTCCCTGCGAACTCGAATCCTGATTGTTACTGGAATGTCACAATAAGCGACTATGGACGTGGTATTCCCCCGGAGAAACGAAAGGATCTATTCACCAGATTCATGAATAACGCGAAAGGAACAGGGCTTGGACTTTATCTTGTGAAGACGATTATCGACTCCATCGGTGGCGATATCAAAGCTAGGAATCGTGTTGAGGATGATTACACACAAGGAACTACCTTTCAGTTGAAACTACAAAGGCCATCGGGTGTGGAATGCTAA
- a CDS encoding ABC transporter permease, whose product MSVPESETVSASTSDDEEVDSFSFEWRGFSFRNLILKVLLPAVILLVLWQIIGYIADEITLIDIGTSFIKLIVEGDTEGNTLLLHTGWSLFRVILGFVLAIGTAVPLGIAIGRYKTVDAILGPVVDAMRPIPPIAWIPISILMFKGLQYPFSLLVAQVFIIWIGSFFPILLNTTAGVKRTNSVHLDVCRTFGATERQVLRRVIIPSALPEVLAGLRVGFGIGWMCLVAAEIIGGGLGLGYLVSITQQLGRTGETISAMLVIGFIGFLLSYLFLYAERKMLAWRQDVSV is encoded by the coding sequence ATGAGTGTGCCTGAAAGTGAAACGGTGTCGGCTAGCACATCGGATGATGAAGAAGTTGATTCTTTCTCTTTTGAATGGCGAGGATTCTCATTCCGAAATCTCATCTTGAAGGTGTTACTGCCTGCAGTGATTCTTCTTGTTCTTTGGCAGATTATCGGCTATATCGCTGATGAAATAACACTCATCGATATCGGGACTTCTTTCATCAAACTCATTGTTGAAGGGGATACAGAGGGAAATACGCTTCTTCTCCACACAGGATGGAGCTTATTCCGAGTGATACTTGGTTTTGTTCTAGCAATCGGTACTGCAGTACCTCTTGGCATTGCTATCGGTCGGTACAAGACTGTTGATGCTATTCTCGGACCGGTGGTTGATGCTATGCGTCCCATTCCTCCCATTGCTTGGATTCCGATTTCCATTTTGATGTTCAAGGGTTTGCAGTATCCCTTTTCCTTACTTGTTGCGCAAGTCTTCATAATCTGGATAGGCTCTTTTTTCCCCATTTTGCTGAATACAACTGCAGGTGTAAAGCGAACAAATTCTGTTCATCTTGACGTATGCCGAACTTTCGGTGCCACCGAGAGACAGGTCCTTAGAAGAGTGATTATTCCTTCTGCCCTTCCCGAGGTGCTTGCAGGTCTGCGGGTTGGGTTTGGGATTGGATGGATGTGTTTGGTGGCTGCAGAAATTATAGGTGGAGGGCTAGGGCTCGGGTACCTCGTGAGCATTACTCAACAGCTAGGTCGCACTGGTGAGACGATATCGGCAATGCTTGTTATTGGTTTCATTGGTTTCCTTTTGAGCTATCTCTTTCTCTATGCTGAACGGAAGATGCTTGCATGGCGGCAAGATGTGTCTGTCTAG
- a CDS encoding FGGY-family carbohydrate kinase — MSCREECYQSVIGVLALSSYVLAHDLGTGGNKASLVDVNGNILASAVRDYPVLYPSEGFAEQKPNAHWWKAICETSQEVVKKSNIEATDVSAVTFSTQMMGTIPVDRNGEPLMNCMTWMDSRAAKQNKQIISNPIRMLRMLWQTGGLPSGKDIIGKILWIKEERPQIYERTHKFLDCKDYLVYQSTGEFVTSWDCANLTWFMNSRGGKNEWSGTILGWMDVDKSMLPRLEPSTAIVGNLTEEAASKLGLTTSTVVVNGCGDMTAAAVGSGAIGEKEVHLYAGSSAWLGAHVKKRKLDIFTYTGSIRSAIPDKYLMIAEQESAGACLKHVQEHWQCNLCERLKKVADDVCAECRSGKHNPFATLDEIAAKSRPGSNKLLFAPWMFGERTPLDDHNVRGGYFNLALSHSKADMVRAVMEGAAYHTRWMMEGVEKRRMLGKIDKVNMVGGCANSDIWCQMYADILDKPVYRMEHYLEAGSIGAAMVAWVGLGEIHDFDKAAKRVRVNRAFEPNVANKTLYTELFNVLKQYYKKNKELWQTLNAH, encoded by the coding sequence TTGTCCTGCCGCGAAGAGTGTTATCAGTCTGTTATTGGGGTGCTTGCGCTGAGTAGCTACGTACTTGCACATGATCTGGGGACAGGCGGTAACAAGGCGTCCCTAGTCGATGTAAACGGAAACATACTAGCTTCTGCTGTCCGAGACTATCCTGTGCTCTATCCATCTGAGGGGTTTGCTGAACAGAAGCCCAATGCTCATTGGTGGAAAGCGATATGTGAAACCTCCCAAGAGGTGGTTAAGAAATCTAATATCGAGGCTACCGATGTTTCTGCAGTCACCTTTTCAACACAAATGATGGGTACTATTCCCGTAGATAGAAACGGCGAGCCACTGATGAACTGTATGACGTGGATGGATAGCCGCGCAGCCAAGCAGAACAAGCAGATCATCTCCAACCCTATCAGGATGCTGCGCATGCTGTGGCAAACTGGAGGCTTACCTTCTGGCAAGGATATCATCGGAAAAATCCTTTGGATAAAAGAAGAGCGCCCCCAGATTTACGAGCGAACTCACAAATTTCTGGATTGCAAGGACTACCTCGTGTACCAGAGTACTGGGGAATTCGTTACATCCTGGGACTGCGCTAATCTTACTTGGTTCATGAATTCCCGCGGTGGAAAGAATGAGTGGTCGGGCACCATTTTGGGATGGATGGACGTAGATAAAAGCATGCTCCCGAGATTGGAACCATCTACTGCTATTGTAGGAAATCTAACTGAAGAGGCAGCGTCAAAGCTAGGATTGACCACTTCCACTGTAGTCGTCAACGGGTGTGGTGATATGACCGCAGCAGCTGTGGGATCGGGAGCAATAGGAGAAAAGGAAGTACATCTTTACGCTGGTTCTAGTGCTTGGCTAGGAGCGCACGTGAAAAAGCGGAAGCTCGATATATTCACCTACACCGGCTCAATAAGAAGCGCCATTCCTGACAAATACCTGATGATTGCAGAACAGGAATCAGCAGGCGCTTGTCTTAAACATGTTCAAGAACACTGGCAATGCAATTTGTGTGAAAGATTAAAGAAAGTTGCAGATGATGTATGTGCGGAGTGCCGTAGTGGTAAACATAATCCCTTCGCAACACTGGATGAAATTGCTGCGAAGTCACGCCCGGGCTCTAACAAATTGCTTTTTGCTCCTTGGATGTTTGGAGAGAGAACACCCCTCGACGACCATAATGTGCGAGGGGGATACTTCAATCTTGCATTGTCACATAGCAAGGCTGACATGGTCCGAGCTGTTATGGAAGGTGCAGCCTATCATACTCGCTGGATGATGGAGGGAGTAGAAAAGCGGAGGATGCTCGGAAAAATCGACAAAGTAAACATGGTCGGGGGGTGTGCTAATTCTGACATTTGGTGTCAGATGTATGCTGATATCCTTGACAAACCAGTATATCGCATGGAACATTACTTGGAAGCAGGCAGTATTGGTGCCGCGATGGTTGCGTGGGTGGGCCTCGGTGAGATTCACGACTTTGATAAAGCGGCGAAGAGAGTGAGGGTGAATCGGGCATTTGAACCGAATGTTGCCAATAAAACTCTATACACTGAATTGTTCAATGTTCTTAAACAATACTACAAGAAGAACAAGGAATTATGGCAAACCTTGAATGCCCACTGA
- a CDS encoding right-handed parallel beta-helix repeat-containing protein: MIQPNIRKMVCLLLLGLFILAPLSLGVKNRAKGQGIRSLVPKQEIIVNSPVIISGNDDFEIQGWPGAGTEEDPYVIADLNIRGASECIVVENTDVYFVVRNCSVEANNIDDAVGILLTGVKNVIVDGCSASDAEWGIRLKNCSNCEVVNCRVYNNNIGVVFQGVFNSTLHDTATHGCNFGVAAQETENCEFQSNRIFGNKVVGISLGESTNRCIVFGNSIGWNDAWSVSDDAHDNGHENQWNESTQGNEWHAYNDTETYSIAGNASSVDYYPTLLVDTDPPQVNSPDDISFEHGVVGFAVNWSFSDEYPRLIEIITDNTTVRTIDWHEDSVSYSVDHLSHGVHNCTIRLTDWGGNQVSDTVRVIVMYSIFGGLGTPYVLISSILSVVAVAAVIVIMIKTRG; this comes from the coding sequence ATGATTCAACCCAATATCAGAAAAATGGTCTGTCTATTACTGTTAGGGCTATTTATCCTTGCACCGCTATCATTGGGGGTCAAAAATAGAGCAAAAGGACAGGGAATTAGATCACTAGTCCCCAAACAAGAAATCATCGTAAACAGCCCCGTTATCATATCAGGTAATGATGATTTTGAGATTCAAGGCTGGCCAGGAGCTGGTACTGAAGAAGACCCCTATGTCATTGCAGATTTGAACATCAGAGGTGCATCTGAATGCATAGTGGTTGAAAACACAGACGTGTATTTTGTCGTCCGCAATTGTTCTGTAGAAGCAAATAACATTGATGATGCAGTTGGGATTCTTTTGACAGGGGTAAAGAACGTCATAGTGGATGGCTGCTCTGCAAGTGACGCAGAATGGGGAATCCGCCTAAAAAATTGCTCAAATTGCGAAGTTGTCAACTGCAGGGTATACAACAACAATATAGGTGTGGTATTTCAAGGTGTGTTCAATTCCACGTTGCATGATACTGCGACTCATGGATGTAATTTCGGGGTTGCTGCTCAAGAAACAGAAAACTGTGAGTTCCAGTCTAACCGGATATTTGGAAATAAAGTAGTTGGCATCTCATTGGGAGAATCCACTAATCGATGCATAGTTTTTGGGAACTCGATAGGATGGAATGATGCTTGGTCGGTTTCAGATGACGCGCACGACAATGGACATGAGAATCAATGGAACGAAAGTACTCAAGGAAACGAATGGCACGCCTACAACGATACAGAAACATATTCCATTGCAGGAAATGCGAGTTCAGTTGACTATTATCCAACATTGTTAGTAGATACAGACCCACCACAGGTAAATTCTCCAGACGATATTTCATTTGAGCATGGCGTAGTGGGTTTTGCAGTAAACTGGTCGTTCTCAGACGAATATCCGCGGCTGATAGAGATCATCACGGACAACACAACGGTAAGAACTATTGATTGGCATGAGGACAGTGTTTCGTATAGTGTTGATCATCTGTCTCATGGTGTTCATAACTGTACTATCAGATTGACTGACTGGGGAGGCAATCAAGTGAGCGATACTGTCCGAGTAATTGTCATGTACAGTATTTTTGGCGGCCTGGGAACTCCCTATGTACTGATTTCCTCTATACTCAGCGTAGTTGCTGTTGCAGCAGTTATTGTCATCATGATAAAGACACGAGGGTAA
- a CDS encoding saccharopine dehydrogenase NADP-binding domain-containing protein, with the protein MSRVVVLGGCGTVGSIAVETLASYEDISSIVIADIREDAAKKRAESVDGDLCLSRKVDVTVRESLEKAIQDADVVLNTCGPFYRFGPTILSRVIDAGIDYVDVCDDFDATRKLLDMDDDAKKVGISALTGMGSSPGIANLLAKFCADHMLDSVDSIDIYHAHGGEPNEGRAVVAHRIHSMQADIPMYLDGKFTTVRYFAEDGKALEEDVDYKLVGTHRSYPYPHPETITLPQWIECNRVTNLGCVLPDEYYDLIRGIVHLGITEEAPIDVSGDEVEPLEFAISYILDQREKILQKTNFGEQRGCLKITMKGTMEGKAHRFDFSLASKGQSMGEGTGIPAALGVILMLRGKIQKKGVLPPEGCVNPLDFLGLMQEQLKMEKVGGEGSPLIIESTNREGNTEEISL; encoded by the coding sequence ATGTCACGCGTGGTGGTCCTCGGCGGATGTGGTACTGTAGGAAGTATTGCTGTTGAAACACTTGCTTCCTACGAAGACATTTCGAGCATCGTTATAGCAGATATACGGGAAGATGCAGCAAAGAAACGAGCTGAGTCCGTAGATGGTGATCTTTGCTTGTCCCGTAAAGTAGATGTCACAGTGAGAGAGAGTTTGGAAAAAGCAATTCAAGATGCCGATGTAGTCCTTAATACATGTGGTCCATTCTATAGATTCGGCCCGACCATTCTTAGCAGAGTGATTGATGCAGGAATCGACTACGTTGATGTATGCGATGATTTTGACGCGACAAGGAAACTCTTGGATATGGATGATGACGCGAAAAAGGTAGGCATATCAGCACTTACAGGAATGGGGAGTTCACCAGGCATCGCTAACCTACTGGCAAAATTCTGCGCTGATCATATGCTTGACTCCGTAGACTCAATCGATATTTATCATGCGCACGGTGGTGAACCCAACGAAGGAAGGGCTGTTGTGGCTCACCGAATTCACAGTATGCAGGCAGACATTCCAATGTATCTGGATGGCAAATTCACCACGGTGAGATATTTTGCCGAGGATGGCAAAGCGTTAGAAGAGGACGTAGATTACAAATTGGTGGGTACTCACAGATCTTATCCATATCCACATCCCGAAACCATAACTTTGCCTCAATGGATCGAATGCAATCGAGTAACGAATCTTGGCTGTGTTTTACCAGACGAATACTATGATTTGATCAGAGGAATTGTTCACTTAGGCATAACTGAGGAAGCACCAATCGATGTATCAGGCGATGAAGTAGAACCTCTTGAGTTTGCTATATCGTATATTCTAGATCAGAGAGAGAAGATCCTTCAGAAGACGAATTTTGGCGAGCAGAGGGGGTGTCTGAAAATCACAATGAAAGGAACTATGGAAGGAAAGGCGCATCGCTTTGATTTTTCATTGGCGTCCAAAGGTCAATCAATGGGAGAAGGGACAGGAATTCCGGCTGCACTTGGTGTCATACTCATGTTGCGCGGCAAAATCCAGAAGAAAGGCGTCCTCCCGCCAGAAGGCTGTGTTAATCCACTTGATTTTCTTGGTTTGATGCAAGAACAACTCAAGATGGAGAAAGTGGGGGGTGAGGGTTCACCTCTCATTATTGAATCAACGAATCGTGAGGGCAACACCGAAGAAATTTCACTGTAG
- a CDS encoding formate--tetrahydrofolate ligase: MIHISEVADKAGTDEKYLEPYGRHMAKIDLKILEELGDRKGKLILVTATSPTSAGEGKTTNSIGLSMALNALGHSAVVTLREPSLGPVFGIKGGATGGGKSKVLPSDKINLSFTADFPAVTSAHNLLSALIDNHIHRTTDVGVDGRRVYWPRTLDMNDRALRKVVVGLGGKSGGYPREDTFVITAASEIMAILALSKNYNDLKKRLGNILVSRDLELNEIYARDLNAEGAMAVLLSDALKPNLVQTSEGTPAIIHAGPFANIAHGTNSIVAIDMALRMFDYVVVEAGFGADLGAEKFFNIVTRAGDFGVDATVLLTSIRALKKHGDGELSKGFPNLEAHAENLTEFGVPFVVTLNRFPEDTDEEIAELRKFCEGKGWPMEVSEVFAKGSEGGKDFAKSVLEAVKKESNLKYTYDLDDDIKTKIEKLAESVYGADGVTYSGNAGGEIWSLENRGHGDLPICVAKTQFSLSDDSKLLGRPEDFRVNVRGADVSAGAGFVIVYMGDVMLMPGLPKKPAAEDMDIDSNGNRKGVM, from the coding sequence ATGATTCACATATCAGAGGTAGCGGACAAGGCAGGAACAGATGAGAAATATCTTGAGCCCTATGGAAGGCACATGGCTAAGATTGACTTGAAGATTCTGGAAGAACTTGGCGACAGAAAGGGAAAACTAATCCTCGTAACCGCCACTAGCCCTACCAGTGCCGGAGAAGGAAAGACTACGAACTCAATAGGTCTCTCCATGGCTCTCAATGCGTTAGGTCATAGTGCAGTAGTGACTCTCAGAGAGCCCTCTCTTGGCCCTGTGTTTGGTATTAAGGGAGGCGCTACTGGTGGAGGAAAATCAAAGGTTCTTCCATCGGACAAAATCAACCTATCATTCACAGCCGATTTTCCAGCGGTCACATCAGCTCATAATCTGCTTTCAGCACTGATTGATAATCACATACACCGAACCACGGACGTTGGCGTCGATGGCAGACGGGTGTATTGGCCCCGAACCCTTGATATGAATGACCGAGCTCTCAGAAAAGTTGTTGTTGGGCTTGGCGGTAAATCCGGTGGGTATCCACGAGAGGATACATTCGTCATTACTGCAGCATCCGAAATCATGGCAATTCTTGCCCTCTCGAAAAATTACAATGATTTGAAGAAACGACTTGGAAACATACTGGTTTCAAGAGACCTCGAGTTGAATGAAATATATGCAAGGGATTTGAATGCTGAAGGAGCCATGGCCGTACTGCTGAGCGATGCCCTGAAACCTAACCTTGTACAAACTTCTGAAGGTACACCTGCTATCATTCACGCTGGGCCTTTTGCCAATATAGCACATGGAACCAATTCGATTGTTGCTATCGACATGGCACTCCGTATGTTCGACTATGTCGTGGTTGAGGCAGGATTTGGTGCTGATCTGGGAGCAGAGAAATTCTTCAACATCGTTACAAGAGCAGGAGACTTCGGTGTTGATGCCACTGTTCTTCTGACATCGATTCGAGCCCTCAAGAAGCATGGTGACGGTGAGCTTAGCAAGGGATTCCCAAATCTCGAAGCACACGCCGAGAACCTTACTGAGTTTGGTGTTCCCTTTGTTGTAACACTGAATCGCTTTCCAGAGGACACTGATGAGGAAATCGCTGAGCTGCGCAAATTCTGTGAAGGAAAGGGATGGCCCATGGAGGTATCAGAGGTCTTTGCGAAAGGCAGTGAAGGCGGAAAAGACTTCGCGAAAAGCGTACTGGAAGCCGTCAAGAAGGAAAGCAATCTGAAGTACACATATGACCTTGATGATGATATCAAAACCAAGATTGAGAAGCTTGCCGAGTCGGTATATGGTGCAGATGGCGTCACATACTCAGGCAATGCGGGAGGAGAAATCTGGTCCCTAGAAAACCGTGGTCATGGTGATTTGCCTATTTGCGTTGCGAAAACACAGTTCAGTCTTTCAGATGACTCGAAGTTACTTGGAAGACCTGAAGATTTCAGGGTGAATGTACGAGGAGCAGATGTTAGTGCTGGAGCGGGCTTTGTTATTGTGTACATGGGGGATGTAATGCTCATGCCGGGATTGCCTAAGAAACCAGCCGCTGAAGACATGGATATCGATAGTAATGGCAATAGGAAAGGCGTAATGTAG
- a CDS encoding ABC transporter substrate-binding protein — protein sequence MEKNKAIGVAVAVLIVSSVAIFVVLTPNPNTVRIGYLSQDLHQLALKVAQSKGWFEDEGLNVELLQYQNGAYEMNGFGGGQIQMGYLGAAPAMVKGINEEIAITILAAANLEGSAITVKKSAYENGDVTEISDLAGKTVYHPGPSTVQNFLLRLALNGSGLTINDIDPQVKRVQDMAISLSEEAPAFIAWEPFPAQSDYENTTTPLILSGSIWPDHPCCVVAATNEYMENNPDIVQKVISVHKRAEEWIVQHPTEALAIAIDWLGIDEGAVELAFSRIIYDYNLNRTGLRMYLDFLINQELVEIDTPEEFLDGFINTTFIENA from the coding sequence GTGGAGAAAAATAAAGCGATTGGAGTAGCAGTGGCAGTTTTGATAGTTTCTTCTGTTGCGATTTTCGTTGTACTTACTCCGAATCCTAACACGGTACGGATTGGGTATCTTTCTCAGGATCTCCATCAACTAGCTCTGAAAGTTGCTCAATCAAAGGGATGGTTTGAAGATGAAGGGCTGAATGTAGAATTGCTTCAGTACCAGAACGGAGCATATGAAATGAATGGCTTTGGCGGTGGGCAAATCCAAATGGGTTATCTTGGAGCAGCTCCCGCTATGGTTAAAGGTATCAATGAGGAAATCGCCATCACGATTCTGGCTGCAGCAAACCTTGAAGGATCCGCAATTACTGTGAAAAAATCTGCCTATGAAAATGGAGATGTAACCGAAATCAGTGACCTAGCAGGCAAAACAGTCTACCATCCTGGCCCCTCAACAGTACAGAATTTCCTCTTGCGATTAGCGCTGAATGGCTCAGGCCTAACCATAAACGACATAGACCCCCAAGTAAAGCGAGTTCAGGATATGGCGATATCGCTCTCCGAAGAGGCTCCTGCTTTCATTGCGTGGGAACCTTTCCCTGCTCAATCAGACTACGAGAATACTACCACACCGTTGATACTTTCAGGGTCGATATGGCCCGATCACCCATGTTGCGTAGTGGCAGCAACAAATGAATACATGGAGAACAATCCTGACATCGTACAGAAAGTCATCTCGGTTCACAAAAGGGCAGAGGAGTGGATTGTGCAGCATCCTACTGAAGCACTAGCGATTGCAATTGACTGGTTGGGAATCGACGAAGGCGCTGTGGAACTTGCTTTCAGCCGTATCATCTACGACTACAATCTGAATCGTACAGGTCTACGTATGTATCTTGATTTCCTGATTAACCAGGAGCTTGTTGAGATTGACACTCCTGAGGAGTTTCTTGATGGTTTCATCAACACGACCTTCATTGAGAATGCTTAA
- a CDS encoding ribulose 1,5-bisphosphate carboxylase has translation MDEIPLEAMPDAMPDALDYEKYVIGTYYVGLPPFMDARDVAHAAAIEQSTGTWTMVPGETVEVRKRHVAKVVGIYEVPYYEYSKPSDLERREYIIQVAFPHENFGPQIPMLLSTVIGNISMGGRIKCLDLRFPKSWLKEFSGPKFGMKGLRKLLGVKERPLLNNMIKPCVYTSAKMGAELFYEAAVGGSDIIKDDELLADPHFNTLEERVTLFMEAADRADEEKGEKTLYTANITDRVPKVLENAERAQEYGANALMVNFLAVGYSAFRAVCEDESTKVPVLGHMDIAGALYESPISGIASNLVIGKLPRLCGSDITVFPAPYGKAPILKERFLGMAHEMIMPLHHIEQSAPMPSGGISQGMVEEVMDDLGPDIVIGSGGAIHAHPDGARAGATAFRQAINAKMERIPVGKYAKDHEELEVALESWGSGKTGFAL, from the coding sequence ATGGATGAAATTCCGCTTGAGGCAATGCCCGATGCAATGCCCGATGCGCTTGATTATGAGAAGTATGTCATAGGAACCTATTATGTTGGTTTGCCACCCTTTATGGATGCTAGAGATGTAGCTCACGCTGCAGCTATCGAGCAATCGACTGGCACATGGACGATGGTGCCGGGTGAAACAGTCGAGGTCAGAAAACGACATGTTGCCAAAGTAGTTGGAATATACGAAGTTCCCTACTATGAATATAGCAAACCAAGCGATTTGGAACGTAGAGAATACATCATTCAAGTTGCTTTTCCCCACGAGAATTTCGGTCCCCAGATTCCAATGCTGCTAAGCACTGTCATTGGAAACATCTCAATGGGTGGTCGCATCAAATGCTTGGACTTGCGTTTTCCGAAAAGCTGGCTAAAGGAGTTCTCAGGCCCGAAATTCGGGATGAAAGGTCTAAGAAAATTGCTTGGCGTAAAGGAACGTCCACTCCTGAATAACATGATAAAACCGTGTGTATACACATCCGCAAAAATGGGTGCGGAGCTGTTCTACGAGGCTGCTGTTGGTGGATCTGACATCATCAAAGATGATGAACTACTTGCTGACCCGCATTTCAACACATTGGAGGAACGGGTGACGCTTTTCATGGAAGCTGCAGATAGAGCCGACGAGGAAAAAGGCGAGAAAACTCTCTATACAGCAAACATCACTGACCGTGTTCCGAAAGTCCTTGAAAACGCCGAACGCGCACAAGAGTATGGCGCTAATGCTCTTATGGTGAATTTCCTTGCTGTTGGATATTCTGCATTCAGAGCCGTATGCGAAGATGAATCGACAAAGGTGCCAGTCCTTGGTCACATGGATATCGCTGGAGCATTGTATGAATCTCCGATTTCAGGAATTGCATCCAATTTGGTTATTGGCAAGCTGCCTCGCTTATGCGGTTCAGATATCACAGTATTCCCCGCGCCTTATGGCAAAGCCCCCATACTGAAGGAGCGTTTTCTTGGAATGGCGCATGAGATGATTATGCCACTTCACCATATCGAACAGAGTGCTCCTATGCCAAGCGGTGGCATCAGCCAAGGAATGGTTGAAGAGGTCATGGATGATCTTGGCCCCGATATTGTCATTGGAAGCGGTGGAGCAATCCATGCACACCCCGATGGTGCAAGAGCAGGAGCAACCGCATTCAGACAAGCTATCAATGCTAAGATGGAGCGAATACCTGTTGGAAAATATGCCAAGGATCATGAAGAATTAGAGGTTGCTTTGGAATCCTGGGGTTCTGGTAAGACAGGTTTCGCTCTATAG